A single region of the Drosophila miranda strain MSH22 chromosome 2, D.miranda_PacBio2.1, whole genome shotgun sequence genome encodes:
- the LOC108156803 gene encoding uncharacterized protein LOC108156803, with the protein MSAYSSASTTQATGTGASDLDTESVEVLRERLSTMKRLMAERTAQQQNNPASTEEIFSTKRHRSAGIIDGNFLSIAFGGALLVIITVSVYAFYNLYHAILKKFPSHHEEL; encoded by the exons atgTCTGCCTACTCAAGTGCTTCCACTACCCAGGCCACTG GAACAGGAGCATCGGACTTGGACACAGAATCGGTGGAGGTGCTGCGGGAGCGCCTGAGCACCATGAAGCGTCTGATGGCAGAACGCACGGCCCAGCAGCAGAACAATCCTGCATCCACAGAGGAAATTTTTTCCACCAAGCGTCACCGGTCCGCGGGCATTATTGACGGAAACTTCCTCAGCATCGCCTTTGGCGGTGCTCTGCTGGTGATTATCACGGTTTCGGTTTACGCCTTCTACAATCTGTACCATGCCATACTCAAGAAGTTCCCCTCCCACCACGAGGAGCTGTAA